Proteins found in one Melospiza georgiana isolate bMelGeo1 chromosome 1, bMelGeo1.pri, whole genome shotgun sequence genomic segment:
- the LOC131080428 gene encoding keratin-associated protein 10-6-like, producing the protein MRDCSPSLCASGQGAAVYQSVPLTRTRLQSLCPSAQNKELQSVSQSVSLSVWTRSCSPSFCLSDQDKGLQSISLSACLSVCVLRTSCCSPSVYLPVCQSVCLGQGAAVHQSVCLSVCLSGQGAAFCQSVCVLGTRSCSPSVCQSVCVFSTRCCSTSVCLPVCLSGQGAAVCLSVHVLRTRSCSLSVHLTRTSGCSPSVCPSDQDKGLQSVSLSTTHSAVRAVRRCPLTTAGAHPRGVTRWPGRAGCAPASGTGAAGTAAVPAPRPLLSMEGIAAIPGGIPAATSTHRGQHGARPDPVLGAGGSLGTHSPEGTGNVSIQRGPGSCASIPCVSRCSA; encoded by the exons ATGAGGGACTGCAGTCCATCTCTCTGTGCATCTGGACAAGGGGCTGCAGTCTATCAGTCTGTCCCTCTGACCAGGACAAGGCTGCAGTCTCTCTGTCCATCTGCTCAGAACAAGGAGCTGCAGTCTGTCAGTCAgtctgtcagtctgtctgtctggacAAGGAGCTGTAGTCCATCATTCTGTCTATCTGACCAGGACAAGGGGCTGCAGTCCATCAGTCTATCTGCCTGTCTGTCAGTCTGTGTGCTCAGGACAAGCTGCTGCAGTCCATCAGTCTACCTGCCTGTCTGTCAGTCTGTGTGCTTGGGACAAGGTGCTGCAGTCCATCAGTCTgtctgcctgtctgtctgtctgtctggacAAGGAGCTGCATTCTGTCAGTCTGTCTGTGTGCTTGGGACAAG GAGCTGCAGTCCATCAgtctgtcagtctgtctgtGTGTTCAGTACAAGGTGCTGCAGTACGTCAGTCTgtctgcctgtctgtctgtctggacAAGGAGCtgcagtctgtctgtctgtccatgtGCTCAGGACAAGGAGCTgcagtctgtctgtccatcttaCCAGGACAAGCGGCTGCAGTCCATCAGTCTGTCCATCTGACCAGGACAAGGGGCTGCAGTCCGTTAGTCTGTCCACTACTCACTCGGCTGTCAGGGCTGTCAGGAGGTGTCCCCTCACCACAGCAGGTGCCCACCCGCGCGGTGTCACCCGGtggccgggcagggctgggtgtgcccCAGCCAGTGGCACAGGAGCCGCGGGCACTGCAGCGGTGCCAGCACCACGTCCCCTCCTTTCCATGGAAGGGATTGCTGCCATTCCTGGTGGCATTccagctgccaccagcacccaTCGTGGGCAGCACGGGGCGAGGCCAGACCCTGTCCTAGGTGCTGGTGGCTCTctgggcacccacagccctgagggCACCGGGAATGTCTCCATCCAGCGcggtcctggcagctgtgcatCCATCCCCTGTGTGTCCCGATGTTCAGCATAA